A region of Desulfuromonas sp. TF DNA encodes the following proteins:
- a CDS encoding multicopper oxidase domain-containing protein produces the protein MKRRDFIKFTSTGLAVVAVGTMAEWPAFWGAGQAHAATLPGRGVVRLEMAEIQAEMVDLRAVPMWSFRLTTGDRDRDEAHIAANPYDSPYIPRIPGLTLVALAGDRVRLRIANDINRGGDIKRFAIPGVPLTVDGEQVQQVSIERGEDDVEIEFTAPAPGTYVYLDPTNAPVNRMMGLHGVLVVLPHPVGANGSPYDAPTQNVRQLFEDLGRAPHFPGHPWNGERNAVWVTNTIDPDKCEQVAETSGTVSSQQFLSGILPQYFTLNGKSGFFAAQHGQSLFPTLNPGGLRDQRHDVEHLNWAAIEKGIFDTQSNVAIHGNVGQPAVIRCVNAGLMWHSLHIHGNHLYPLSHANYLNGSRMISNNLTMLDAWTLAPGDIKDMLIPFIQPPDIPPAKWPPQQEFFPLLYPMHDHNEISNTAAGGNYPHGLSTHWEISGPMDPHNLVIFVDRADLRVRTGRFELKGRLSSVPQSGLTVDIHAGGADGEILLEGLPVDSQGRWECRGRALKAFSGGGFVTAVYHRPDENGDQSHARVSRTVPLRAR, from the coding sequence ATGAAAAGACGTGATTTCATAAAATTCACCTCAACGGGGCTGGCCGTCGTGGCGGTCGGCACCATGGCCGAGTGGCCGGCCTTCTGGGGCGCCGGGCAAGCCCATGCGGCGACCCTGCCCGGCCGTGGCGTGGTCCGGCTGGAAATGGCCGAGATCCAAGCCGAAATGGTCGACCTGCGCGCGGTGCCCATGTGGTCCTTCCGCCTGACCACGGGCGACCGCGACCGGGACGAGGCGCACATCGCCGCCAACCCCTACGACTCCCCCTACATTCCACGCATCCCAGGCCTGACCCTTGTGGCCCTGGCGGGAGACCGGGTTCGACTGCGCATCGCCAATGACATCAACCGCGGAGGCGACATCAAGCGGTTCGCCATCCCCGGCGTGCCCCTCACCGTCGACGGAGAGCAGGTCCAGCAGGTGAGCATCGAGCGGGGAGAAGACGACGTGGAGATCGAGTTCACCGCGCCGGCGCCCGGAACGTACGTCTATCTCGATCCGACCAACGCTCCCGTCAACCGAATGATGGGTCTGCACGGCGTGCTGGTGGTGCTCCCCCACCCCGTGGGGGCCAACGGCTCTCCCTACGACGCTCCGACTCAGAACGTGCGGCAGCTCTTCGAAGACCTCGGTCGTGCGCCTCATTTCCCGGGCCATCCCTGGAACGGCGAGCGCAACGCCGTCTGGGTGACCAACACCATCGATCCCGACAAATGCGAGCAGGTGGCCGAGACCTCCGGGACCGTTTCGTCGCAGCAGTTCCTCAGCGGCATCCTCCCCCAGTACTTCACCCTCAACGGCAAGAGCGGCTTTTTCGCCGCCCAGCACGGCCAGTCGCTCTTCCCCACGCTCAACCCCGGCGGACTGCGTGATCAGAGGCACGACGTGGAACATCTCAACTGGGCCGCGATCGAGAAGGGCATTTTCGACACCCAGTCCAATGTCGCCATCCACGGCAATGTCGGGCAGCCCGCCGTCATCCGCTGCGTCAACGCCGGCCTCATGTGGCATTCGCTGCATATCCACGGCAACCACCTCTACCCCCTCAGCCACGCCAACTACCTGAACGGCTCGCGCATGATTTCAAACAATCTGACCATGCTCGATGCCTGGACCCTCGCCCCCGGCGACATCAAGGACATGCTGATCCCATTCATTCAGCCGCCGGACATTCCGCCAGCCAAGTGGCCGCCGCAGCAGGAGTTCTTCCCTCTGCTCTACCCGATGCACGACCACAACGAGATCTCCAATACGGCGGCGGGGGGAAACTATCCCCATGGGCTCTCCACCCACTGGGAGATCTCCGGCCCGATGGACCCTCATAATCTGGTGATTTTCGTGGATCGCGCTGACTTGAGGGTCAGAACAGGACGCTTTGAGCTCAAGGGACGCCTCTCCAGCGTCCCCCAGAGCGGACTCACTGTCGACATCCATGCCGGCGGCGCCGATGGCGAAATCCTTCTGGAAGGCTTGCCTGTGGACAGCCAGGGACGCTGGGAGTGCCGAGGAAGGGCCCTCAAGGCCTTCTCCGGAGGCGGCTTTGTCACCGCGGTCTATCATCGACCCGACGAAAACGGCGATCAAAGTCACGCCCGCGTATCGCGTACCGTACCCCTGCGTGCACGGTAG
- a CDS encoding 1-phosphofructokinase family hexose kinase: protein MKRIVTLTLNPAIDLAADAEQVKPIRKIRCEKLKMDPGGGGINVARVIGELGGCATAVYTEGGSLGKLLLDLLDRERIDAVPVEIANPTRESFTVNETSSGRQFRFVLTGPELQEAEWRRCLKVLEALEPFPDFLVASGSLPPGVPDDIYARMARMLEARGGRLLLDTSGEALGAALEERVYLIKPNLRELRELTGRGIESEQEQEEACRELVLRRNAEMVALTLGDKGALLVTRERTRRAAIPKVEVVSPVGAGDSFMGAMALALAREKSAEEAFVYGVAAGTAAVMTPGTELCRKDDVERLFKRLAGQG from the coding sequence ATGAAAAGAATTGTGACCTTGACATTGAATCCCGCCATCGATCTGGCTGCCGATGCCGAGCAGGTGAAACCGATCCGCAAGATCAGATGCGAGAAGCTCAAGATGGACCCGGGTGGCGGAGGCATCAACGTGGCAAGGGTCATCGGCGAGTTGGGGGGGTGTGCAACGGCTGTCTACACAGAAGGAGGAAGCCTGGGGAAATTACTGCTGGACCTTCTGGACCGGGAAAGAATTGACGCTGTGCCGGTGGAAATCGCGAATCCTACCCGGGAGAGCTTTACTGTAAATGAAACCTCCTCGGGACGGCAGTTCCGCTTCGTTCTGACCGGCCCCGAACTGCAGGAAGCAGAATGGCGAAGATGCCTGAAGGTGCTGGAAGCTCTTGAGCCTTTTCCGGATTTCCTGGTGGCCAGCGGCAGCCTGCCCCCGGGAGTTCCCGACGACATCTATGCCCGGATGGCACGGATGCTCGAAGCCAGGGGCGGGCGCCTCCTATTGGACACCTCGGGCGAGGCGCTCGGTGCGGCTCTGGAGGAACGAGTTTATTTGATAAAGCCGAACCTGCGTGAATTGCGGGAGCTGACCGGCCGCGGAATAGAGAGCGAGCAGGAGCAGGAAGAGGCTTGCCGGGAGCTGGTGCTGCGGCGAAACGCTGAAATGGTGGCGCTGACTCTGGGCGACAAGGGGGCCCTGCTGGTCACCAGGGAGAGGACCCGCCGGGCGGCCATTCCGAAGGTCGAGGTGGTCAGCCCCGTAGGCGCCGGAGACAGCTTCATGGGAGCCATGGCATTGGCCCTGGCCCGCGAGAAGTCCGCCGAAGAGGCGTTCGTCTATGGAGTGGCGGCGGGAACGGCCGCGGTGATGACGCCCGGAACCGAACTTTGCCGGAAGGATGATGTCGAACGGCTTTTCAAGAGGCTGGCCGGACAGGGGTAG
- a CDS encoding multicopper oxidase domain-containing protein, with translation MANDIDFIGRDLGTPFNPEDTLEQRDWDDWTVPPTAGQLAEDLQGLTPMSRAVRMLDPALVAGLPLIDAENENEALDLDLPTPDEVTPDRSFERRGIHDSIDLPLIVPGLGPVNMWSFRDNLDGTSSWPAKTIRVKEGEVIHSRMSNRRGPHTIHHHGIEPTPMNDGVGHLTMDIGGGLRYKYQWLAGESGTYFYHCHVNTVLHFEMGMYGMLIIDPDVPGAPFTDGGPGAVMMRDEPVSYDVEAIWVPDDIDRRWHILNQPNYHERAGIVRGEFVSINNPVNPRLHDFNPDVFVVSGVAAPFGQDGALLSGAQATATLGDKVLVRALNAAYCTTRWRFPATVQGTVVAVDGRTLGRSPFGRYSEPYSLASINHQFELTTAQRWDILIDTGTASRLGQHVVEVDFLHWYTKNRLFTVRMPIQVNSAGA, from the coding sequence ATGGCGAATGACATAGATTTCATCGGGCGCGACCTCGGCACCCCTTTCAACCCTGAAGATACCCTGGAACAGCGGGACTGGGACGATTGGACCGTCCCTCCGACCGCCGGACAGCTAGCCGAAGACCTGCAGGGGCTGACCCCCATGAGTCGTGCGGTGCGCATGCTCGATCCCGCGCTGGTGGCGGGGCTGCCGCTCATCGACGCCGAAAACGAAAATGAGGCCCTGGATTTGGACCTCCCCACCCCCGACGAGGTGACGCCGGACCGCTCCTTCGAACGCCGGGGAATCCACGACAGCATCGACCTTCCCCTCATTGTCCCCGGCCTCGGGCCCGTCAATATGTGGAGTTTCCGCGACAACCTCGACGGCACCTCCTCCTGGCCGGCCAAGACCATCCGCGTCAAGGAGGGCGAAGTCATCCACAGCCGCATGTCCAACCGGCGCGGTCCGCATACCATTCATCACCACGGCATCGAGCCGACGCCGATGAACGACGGCGTGGGGCATCTCACCATGGATATCGGCGGCGGCCTCCGCTACAAGTACCAGTGGCTGGCCGGAGAGTCGGGGACCTACTTCTACCACTGCCACGTCAACACCGTGCTGCACTTCGAGATGGGGATGTACGGCATGCTCATCATCGATCCCGACGTCCCCGGGGCTCCCTTCACCGATGGCGGGCCGGGAGCCGTGATGATGCGTGACGAACCGGTCTCCTATGATGTCGAAGCCATCTGGGTCCCGGACGATATCGACCGACGCTGGCATATCCTCAACCAGCCCAACTACCACGAGCGGGCCGGGATCGTGCGAGGTGAGTTCGTTTCGATAAACAATCCGGTAAACCCCCGGCTGCACGATTTCAACCCCGATGTCTTCGTCGTCTCGGGCGTGGCGGCACCCTTCGGACAGGACGGGGCCCTTCTCTCCGGCGCCCAGGCCACCGCGACCCTGGGGGACAAAGTGCTGGTCCGAGCCCTGAACGCCGCCTACTGCACCACCCGCTGGCGCTTCCCCGCCACCGTGCAGGGGACGGTGGTGGCGGTGGACGGCCGGACTCTGGGGCGCTCCCCCTTCGGCCGGTATTCGGAGCCATACTCGCTGGCCAGCATCAACCACCAGTTCGAGCTCACCACCGCTCAGCGATGGGACATTCTCATCGACACGGGGACCGCCTCCCGACTCGGCCAGCATGTGGTGGAAGTGGACTTCCTCCACTGGTACACGAAAAACCGACTATTTACGGTGCGCATGCCTATCCAGGTCAACTCGGCCGGGGCGTAA
- a CDS encoding Ig-like domain-containing protein produces MVKRFLSIMAVLLFVALAAPSAWSALADLGTPIDPHGYPVWYEDAAGLQLELCVPPPAGNASRPDLCIGDPLELDENGDPINPLVLTGESFWWLAETAIDVPGGKAQLTLAVEATFGGAEAPIDGQQISFGRTRIRIDTPVAGTYTVNHPYGTQIFEVADPEEGINYTADIGAANFLFPALGFQGTLAAFGPDEVPFLTWPDYQNNPSLQVRGPVDPENPEEPGPLLEQYVGNPNVASTVVGGTNGNVFRVDGPAGSNLGGVGIDFVETDQFFVMGKVYDTTVPLVAHVFPGVPEQNLFAVGPVNRVDPFNPASTAEVTGEEFDYAFGYPLWYQEKLPVIDPETGEQAIDPLTQLPLFEGGLQLTLCTPGDAMCISDPIDPNDPNQLDFRTGGESFWWSADAVIDDLPAGRAILVLGLEGTFGGDESITDGGQVSFGRVRVRVDTDRAGTYRITHPYGVLLFEDVPVDDNGINYTADIGIFDSSDPDLGFAGTLYSDIGPTVLKWTTFVDPATLEPEAVYPEPLLVTPNAANPELNNYHVGNPGVEHEVTGSPFGTNFFRVEYLNDGDWEVVAESDLFAVSGKLYDPATFEFSINPDAPVAVNDAATLSIATATSATVNVTANDTFAEGALVDITVLPAGETFGPENGTAVANDAAGTVTYTPSAAFAASGGVDTFGYNIVDSTGLTSNNAIVTITVVPVETITVNRSQFRTRNLSINLRGTSNVPGSTLTIHAGTAEGALIGTALVDDRGRWSFRGTSTTNITEVTLVSDSPDATTVTQPLDVR; encoded by the coding sequence ATGGTGAAGAGATTTCTTTCAATTATGGCGGTACTGCTCTTTGTAGCACTCGCCGCCCCGTCGGCCTGGTCGGCTCTGGCAGACCTGGGTACCCCCATCGACCCCCACGGCTACCCGGTCTGGTATGAGGACGCCGCAGGTCTGCAACTGGAGCTTTGCGTCCCTCCGCCCGCCGGCAACGCCTCCCGGCCGGACCTGTGCATTGGTGATCCCCTTGAACTGGATGAAAACGGTGATCCGATCAATCCCCTGGTTCTCACCGGCGAGAGTTTCTGGTGGCTGGCGGAAACAGCTATCGACGTCCCCGGCGGCAAGGCTCAGCTGACTCTGGCCGTCGAGGCCACCTTCGGTGGGGCCGAGGCCCCGATCGACGGGCAGCAGATCTCCTTCGGCCGCACCCGCATCCGCATCGACACCCCGGTCGCCGGCACCTATACGGTGAACCACCCCTACGGCACCCAGATATTCGAGGTGGCGGATCCAGAGGAAGGGATCAACTACACCGCCGACATCGGCGCCGCAAACTTCCTTTTCCCGGCTCTCGGCTTCCAGGGGACCCTGGCGGCTTTCGGTCCCGATGAGGTTCCCTTCCTGACATGGCCCGATTATCAGAACAATCCGTCCCTGCAGGTGCGCGGCCCTGTCGATCCCGAGAACCCCGAGGAACCCGGACCTCTCCTGGAGCAGTATGTCGGCAACCCCAACGTCGCCAGCACCGTAGTGGGCGGTACAAACGGCAACGTCTTCCGCGTTGACGGCCCCGCGGGTTCGAACCTCGGCGGAGTGGGGATCGATTTCGTGGAGACCGACCAGTTCTTCGTCATGGGCAAGGTGTACGACACCACGGTTCCCCTCGTCGCCCATGTCTTCCCCGGCGTCCCGGAACAGAACCTTTTCGCCGTCGGCCCCGTGAACCGCGTGGACCCTTTCAACCCCGCCTCGACCGCCGAAGTCACGGGTGAAGAATTCGACTATGCCTTCGGCTACCCGCTCTGGTATCAGGAAAAACTGCCGGTGATTGACCCGGAGACGGGAGAGCAGGCCATCGATCCTTTGACCCAGCTTCCGCTGTTTGAAGGCGGCCTGCAGCTCACCCTCTGCACCCCGGGAGACGCCATGTGCATCTCCGACCCCATCGACCCCAATGATCCGAACCAGCTCGACTTCCGCACCGGCGGCGAGAGCTTCTGGTGGTCGGCCGACGCCGTCATCGACGATCTTCCGGCCGGCCGGGCCATCCTGGTGCTGGGCCTGGAAGGAACCTTCGGCGGCGACGAATCGATCACCGACGGCGGCCAGGTCTCCTTCGGCCGGGTGCGCGTCCGCGTCGACACGGACCGTGCAGGAACCTACCGGATCACCCACCCCTACGGCGTGTTGCTTTTCGAGGACGTGCCCGTGGACGACAATGGCATCAACTACACCGCCGACATCGGCATCTTCGATTCTTCCGATCCGGACCTCGGCTTTGCTGGAACCCTGTACAGCGACATCGGCCCGACCGTCCTCAAATGGACCACCTTCGTCGATCCTGCCACACTCGAACCGGAGGCCGTTTATCCTGAACCCCTTCTGGTCACTCCCAACGCGGCCAATCCCGAGTTGAACAACTATCACGTCGGCAACCCTGGGGTCGAACATGAAGTCACGGGCAGTCCCTTCGGCACCAACTTCTTCCGCGTCGAGTACCTGAATGACGGGGACTGGGAAGTCGTGGCCGAATCTGACCTCTTCGCGGTTTCGGGCAAGCTCTACGATCCGGCGACCTTCGAGTTCTCCATCAATCCCGATGCGCCGGTGGCGGTCAACGACGCGGCAACGCTGAGTATCGCCACAGCCACTTCGGCAACGGTTAACGTCACGGCAAACGATACCTTCGCCGAGGGGGCTCTCGTTGACATCACCGTGCTCCCCGCCGGCGAGACCTTCGGCCCAGAGAACGGCACGGCCGTCGCCAATGATGCTGCCGGCACCGTGACCTACACCCCCAGCGCAGCGTTTGCCGCCTCTGGCGGAGTCGACACCTTCGGCTACAACATCGTCGACAGCACCGGGCTGACCTCGAACAACGCCATCGTGACCATCACGGTTGTCCCGGTGGAAACCATCACCGTCAACCGGTCGCAGTTCCGGACCCGCAATCTCAGCATCAACCTGCGGGGGACCAGCAACGTTCCGGGAAGCACCCTGACCATCCACGCCGGAACGGCTGAAGGAGCGCTCATCGGCACGGCCCTGGTGGACGACAGAGGTCGCTGGAGCTTCCGCGGCACGTCGACGACCAACATCACCGAGGTGACTCTTGTTTCCGACTCTCCCGACGCGACGACGGTTACCCAACCGCTCGACGTGCGCTGA
- a CDS encoding cation-transporting P-type ATPase, with product MLGCFRQRNHKVDIPMQEARKNHSELPSSPWSLSAEEIAAHFGVEPERGLSPDQVRQRLDSFGSNRLRQKKRVGAWKILAEQFKDLIIILLGVASIAAFLFGEWLEGVAVAVALVINGAIGFFTELKATRSMEALHKLGETRARARRDGRSAEISADDLVPGDIILIDAGDLVPADLRLLESNNLQADESALTGESVPANKGTEPLEGDIPLAERSNMLFRGTAVTTGSGSGIVTATAMKTELGNVADLTQGAEEEATPLERRLERLGYRLIALTFVMGVIVAAAGLIGGRDMALVLKTAIAMAIAAVPEGLPVVATIALARGMWRMARRNALMNRLSAVETLGATTIIFTDKTGTLTENRMTVRQIALPEGNIELKEEEFLLDGEKVDPSENEHLRQALEVGVLCNNASLDEEGEIGDPMETALLRAGRAAGIERQRLLNENPEIREEAFSTETKMMATVHEHEGQFLVAVKGAPEAVLKVCSRVAAEGGEKEFGEEDRSEWLERNRDLAEGGLRLLALARKEAASEDEEPYRDLTLLGFAGLLDPPRKDVQGALEECGKAGIRVIMVTGDQPATALGIAAAIALESEESQTLRGESLRKPEELSAGEREKILGASIFARVTPEQKLSLIALHQENGEIVAMTGDGVNDAPALKKADIGIAMGQRGTQVAKEAADMVLKDDRFSTIVAAVRYGRAIFNNIRKFIFYLISGNVSEVLIITLATVAGAPLPLLPLQILYINLIGDVFPALALGMGEATSGIMERPPRDPKEPVLTRSHWLGIGGYSLVFAAAVLGAFAVALYLFELSAERAVTVSFTSLVLARLWHVFNMRDPGTALLRNEITTNPYVWGALALGLAMLLGAVYLPILAGVLGLTPPDGREWLLILTASLVPLAVGQAVKFRSAVSPTPVRPAS from the coding sequence ATGCTCGGATGCTTTCGGCAGCGCAATCACAAGGTAGATATCCCCATGCAGGAAGCCCGCAAAAACCACTCGGAACTTCCGTCATCCCCCTGGTCCCTGTCCGCCGAGGAGATCGCCGCCCATTTCGGGGTGGAACCCGAACGGGGGTTGAGTCCGGATCAGGTGCGGCAGAGGCTTGACTCCTTCGGCTCCAACCGGCTGCGGCAGAAAAAAAGGGTCGGCGCCTGGAAGATTCTTGCCGAACAATTCAAGGACCTGATCATTATTCTGCTCGGGGTCGCGTCCATTGCAGCCTTTCTCTTCGGAGAATGGCTGGAGGGGGTCGCCGTGGCCGTGGCCCTGGTGATCAACGGTGCCATCGGATTCTTCACCGAACTGAAGGCGACCCGCTCGATGGAAGCGCTGCACAAACTGGGAGAGACCAGAGCCCGCGCCCGGAGAGACGGCCGGAGTGCCGAAATCTCCGCCGACGATCTCGTTCCCGGGGATATCATCCTGATCGACGCGGGCGACCTCGTCCCGGCCGACCTGCGCCTGCTGGAATCGAACAACCTCCAGGCGGATGAATCGGCCCTCACGGGAGAGTCCGTCCCGGCAAACAAAGGAACCGAGCCCCTGGAGGGCGACATCCCTCTGGCCGAGCGGTCGAACATGCTTTTCCGGGGGACGGCCGTCACCACCGGTTCCGGGTCCGGAATCGTCACCGCCACCGCCATGAAGACGGAGTTGGGGAATGTCGCCGATCTGACCCAGGGGGCCGAAGAGGAGGCGACCCCCCTGGAGCGGCGGCTGGAGCGCTTGGGGTACCGTCTGATCGCGCTGACCTTCGTCATGGGCGTCATCGTCGCCGCGGCCGGGCTTATCGGAGGCAGGGACATGGCGCTGGTTCTCAAGACGGCCATCGCCATGGCCATCGCAGCCGTCCCGGAAGGACTGCCGGTGGTGGCGACCATCGCCCTGGCGCGCGGCATGTGGCGCATGGCTAGGCGCAACGCCTTGATGAATCGCCTCTCCGCGGTGGAGACATTGGGGGCGACGACGATCATCTTCACGGACAAAACCGGCACCTTGACGGAGAATCGCATGACGGTGCGGCAGATCGCTCTGCCGGAGGGGAACATCGAATTGAAGGAAGAGGAATTCCTTCTGGACGGGGAAAAGGTCGATCCTTCGGAAAACGAGCACCTTCGGCAGGCGCTGGAGGTGGGGGTCCTCTGCAACAATGCGTCGCTGGATGAAGAGGGCGAGATCGGAGACCCGATGGAGACGGCCCTCCTGCGCGCGGGGCGGGCCGCCGGGATCGAAAGGCAGCGCCTGCTGAACGAAAATCCCGAGATCCGGGAAGAGGCGTTCAGCACCGAAACCAAGATGATGGCCACCGTCCACGAACATGAGGGTCAATTTCTCGTCGCCGTCAAAGGGGCGCCGGAGGCGGTTCTGAAGGTCTGCTCGCGGGTGGCCGCGGAGGGCGGAGAAAAGGAGTTCGGAGAAGAGGATCGAAGCGAATGGCTGGAGCGCAACCGGGATCTGGCCGAAGGGGGACTGCGCCTCCTCGCCCTGGCCCGGAAGGAGGCGGCGAGTGAAGACGAAGAACCCTATCGGGACCTTACCCTCCTCGGGTTTGCAGGTCTTCTCGACCCTCCCCGCAAGGACGTGCAGGGGGCCCTCGAAGAATGCGGCAAGGCGGGGATCCGGGTGATCATGGTCACCGGCGACCAGCCCGCTACCGCCCTGGGGATCGCCGCGGCCATCGCCCTGGAATCGGAGGAGTCCCAGACCCTGAGAGGGGAGAGCCTGCGGAAGCCGGAGGAGCTCTCCGCCGGGGAGCGGGAAAAGATACTGGGCGCCTCCATCTTCGCCCGGGTCACCCCCGAGCAGAAACTCTCCCTCATTGCCCTGCACCAGGAAAACGGAGAGATCGTCGCCATGACAGGAGACGGGGTGAATGACGCCCCGGCGTTGAAGAAAGCCGATATCGGTATAGCGATGGGACAACGGGGGACCCAAGTGGCCAAGGAAGCGGCCGACATGGTGCTGAAGGACGACCGATTCTCCACCATTGTCGCCGCCGTCCGCTACGGCCGGGCCATTTTCAACAACATCCGAAAATTTATCTTCTATCTCATCTCGGGAAACGTCAGCGAGGTGCTCATCATCACCCTGGCGACGGTGGCCGGCGCTCCCCTACCCCTCCTTCCCCTTCAGATCCTCTACATCAATCTCATCGGCGACGTCTTTCCCGCACTGGCCCTGGGGATGGGAGAAGCGACCTCCGGCATCATGGAGCGCCCGCCGCGCGACCCGAAGGAGCCGGTCCTCACCCGATCTCACTGGCTGGGGATCGGAGGCTATTCGCTGGTCTTCGCCGCCGCCGTTCTGGGGGCTTTCGCCGTCGCCCTCTACCTCTTCGAGCTTTCCGCCGAGCGCGCGGTTACGGTCTCCTTCACCTCCCTCGTCCTCGCCCGGCTGTGGCACGTCTTCAACATGCGCGATCCCGGAACCGCCCTGCTGCGTAACGAAATCACCACGAACCCCTACGTCTGGGGCGCCCTCGCCCTTGGCCTCGCCATGCTGCTGGGGGCCGTCTACCTGCCGATCCTCGCCGGAGTGCTCGGGCTGACGCCCCCCGATGGTCGCGAATGGCTGCTGATCCTGACAGCGAGCCTCGTGCCTCTTGCGGTGGGACAGGCGGTGAAGTTCAGATCCGCGGTGAGCCCTACCCCTGTCCGGCCAGCCTCTTGA
- a CDS encoding cytochrome-c peroxidase, whose product MKAVLRTVLPVLLLSMLAAPAPAADPVPLSQVPVPEPVNLGRFVQDRNAAIRLGKALFWDMQVGSDGRTACASCHFHAGTDNRTRNTLHAGINGSFDEGSGSNADLTLVDFPFVAFADPEDRSSARTVRDDRVGAQGVNKTRFLGVGSGQAAEPGRIVRDPDFTRNGRNVRQATGRNAPSVINAVFNFANFLDGRANHFFNGVDPFGPMNSEARVYINTGNGLALLDMVDLRLDAQGQATNPYALNNASLASQATGPVLSDVEMSWIGRTWPEVGRKMLSLRPLAAQEVHPQDSRLQFLRQGSGKGLSTTYDAMIRAAFRTEFWNSAATVDGFSQMENNFSLFFGLALQLYQATLISDQTPFDRFLQGDTLAMSESAQRGWSVFSGGGKCLDCHVGAELTGASVSFARAEGEPGLVELMTMADGLQANYDIGFYNIGVTPTEDDPGRGGTAPFSMANGEPMPLSFTGQHFAGEANLGFTPIAQPGCINDFFADPPNICPDAEDINSRQAADGAFKTPGLRNVELTGPYMHNGGMLSLMQVVNFYARGGNFHDENLADLDPAIAATGTLIGNEERKAELVDFLLALTDERVRWERAPFDHPQLLIPDGHDNRIEGNPKRTRVLSDRLREIPAVGAGGRTAGQGPLKPFLADNLEGAELENFHYNP is encoded by the coding sequence ATGAAAGCAGTTCTTCGAACCGTTCTTCCAGTTCTCCTGCTGTCGATGCTGGCGGCTCCGGCCCCGGCGGCCGACCCCGTGCCTCTGAGTCAGGTGCCGGTGCCCGAGCCGGTCAACCTGGGTCGCTTCGTCCAGGACCGCAATGCCGCCATCCGCCTGGGAAAGGCCCTGTTCTGGGATATGCAGGTGGGAAGTGACGGGCGGACCGCCTGCGCAAGCTGCCATTTCCATGCCGGTACCGACAACCGAACCCGCAACACCCTGCATGCCGGCATCAACGGGAGTTTCGATGAGGGCAGCGGCTCTAATGCCGACCTGACTTTGGTTGACTTTCCCTTTGTTGCCTTCGCCGATCCCGAAGACCGCTCATCGGCCAGAACCGTTCGTGACGACCGCGTCGGCGCCCAGGGGGTGAATAAGACCCGGTTTCTAGGGGTTGGTTCCGGACAGGCCGCAGAACCGGGGCGCATCGTTCGCGATCCCGATTTTACCAGGAATGGCCGCAACGTTCGCCAGGCCACCGGACGCAACGCACCGAGCGTCATCAACGCCGTCTTCAACTTCGCCAACTTCCTGGATGGGCGCGCCAACCATTTCTTCAATGGCGTGGATCCTTTCGGGCCCATGAATTCCGAGGCGAGGGTTTATATCAACACCGGCAATGGACTGGCGCTCCTCGACATGGTCGACCTTCGGCTGGATGCTCAGGGACAGGCGACCAATCCCTACGCCCTGAACAACGCCAGCCTTGCCTCTCAGGCCACGGGTCCGGTGCTCTCCGATGTCGAGATGTCCTGGATCGGGCGCACCTGGCCCGAAGTCGGTCGCAAGATGCTGAGCCTTCGCCCTCTGGCGGCCCAGGAGGTCCATCCCCAGGACAGCCGTCTGCAATTTCTGCGGCAAGGCAGCGGAAAAGGGCTGAGCACCACCTACGACGCCATGATTCGCGCCGCCTTCCGGACCGAGTTCTGGAACAGCGCCGCCACCGTGGACGGCTTCAGCCAGATGGAGAACAACTTCTCCCTCTTCTTCGGCCTCGCCCTTCAGCTCTATCAGGCGACCCTCATATCCGACCAGACCCCTTTCGACAGGTTCCTGCAGGGGGATACTCTGGCCATGAGCGAGAGCGCCCAGCGCGGCTGGAGCGTCTTTTCCGGCGGCGGCAAATGTCTCGACTGCCATGTCGGGGCCGAACTCACGGGCGCTTCGGTCTCTTTTGCCCGCGCCGAAGGGGAGCCGGGACTCGTCGAACTGATGACGATGGCTGACGGTCTTCAGGCCAATTACGACATCGGCTTCTACAACATCGGTGTAACCCCCACAGAGGACGATCCCGGACGAGGCGGCACGGCCCCGTTTTCCATGGCCAACGGTGAACCCATGCCCCTGTCCTTCACCGGGCAGCATTTCGCCGGAGAAGCCAACCTGGGCTTTACCCCCATCGCCCAGCCTGGGTGCATCAACGACTTCTTTGCCGATCCGCCGAATATCTGCCCGGATGCCGAAGACATCAATTCCCGACAGGCCGCCGATGGGGCTTTCAAGACCCCGGGCCTGCGCAACGTGGAGCTCACCGGCCCCTACATGCACAACGGCGGCATGCTCTCCCTGATGCAGGTGGTCAACTTCTATGCGAGAGGGGGGAATTTCCACGACGAAAATCTCGCCGATCTTGATCCTGCCATCGCCGCCACGGGAACCCTGATTGGAAATGAAGAACGGAAGGCAGAGCTGGTGGATTTCCTGCTGGCGCTGACCGACGAAAGAGTCCGGTGGGAGAGGGCGCCTTTTGACCACCCCCAGCTCCTGATTCCGGACGGTCACGACAACCGGATCGAGGGGAACCCCAAGCGCACCCGGGTCCTGTCCGATCGGCTGCGGGAGATCCCCGCCGTCGGAGCCGGAGGACGCACCGCGGGCCAGGGGCCGCTCAAGCCCTTTCTGGCCGACAACCTGGAGGGAGCCGAACTGGAAAACTTTCATTACAACCCTTGA